The following proteins come from a genomic window of Halomarina ordinaria:
- a CDS encoding DUF7344 domain-containing protein, with protein sequence MSDASQRLTDQRRERRGTDPDSNHGPSMDVLHDILSKRRRRRLLVYLVETEAPVTLEELVAAVATAEAGAPADTVDDDVLRSITLSLVHSHLPRLDDAGVVAFDPDRDRAELAVDPSVLTPYL encoded by the coding sequence ATGTCCGACGCATCCCAGCGACTCACCGATCAGCGGCGAGAGCGGCGAGGCACGGACCCAGACTCGAACCACGGTCCGTCGATGGACGTCCTCCACGACATCCTCTCGAAGCGCCGCAGGCGTCGTCTCCTCGTCTATCTCGTCGAGACGGAAGCACCGGTCACACTCGAGGAACTCGTCGCTGCGGTCGCCACGGCGGAGGCCGGCGCGCCCGCGGACACGGTCGACGACGATGTACTCCGGTCGATTACCCTCTCGCTCGTCCACAGCCACCTTCCCCGCCTCGACGACGCCGGTGTCGTCGCCTTCGACCCGGACCGCGACCGGGCCGAACTCGCCGTCGACCCGTCGGTGCTCACACCCTACCTCTGA
- a CDS encoding bacterio-opsin activator domain-containing protein: MDEVPLFRDLLARCTDGVFVVDDGGTVVLADEAGAAVVGETPDVVLGGSLAALAGDRCGERVLAAIDDALTTGERSDVVLPLDGETTGTVSFRAVDHGDDRLVTGVVRRGGWSRRESPGSRERYRRLFDAAPDPIVVADATTGELLDVNAAATTLVGVPRDELVGRQQASLHPSDERAYCTDVFGDSPEGAVERREVHVVRDDGRRIAVEATVATVELEGRAVTQTIFRDVGDRQRRERELALDRNELARLNRVNRIIRRINRALVDAENRSEVERAVCEGVVEEAPYVFAWVGSVNRAQQAVVPETWAGDPEGYLDDIAIPLGEEPRGPTALAVETHEVRAIQDLAVDESYGPWRDQALARGYRSSAAIPVVFEDRLFGVLNLYADEADAFDTKEREVLADLGRAIGHALNALERRDALMSDSVLEVELRAETTSGGLLAAAADEGVVHFDRIIPSGEDRYLQYVTVTGLSADRFEELVDRYPGYADVRKIREDEGTGEAVFELQATDPPASSLVASYGGRVTDVVADDEALTLTVELPTQTDVRQFVEALSEPFPDVALVSQRTVPRRNRTPDGIRVSLEDELTDRQRTTLETAYYAGYFEWPRDSTAEDVAERLDVSSPTVHKHLRAAEQKILQMLLD; encoded by the coding sequence GTGGACGAAGTACCGCTCTTCCGGGACCTCCTCGCGCGCTGCACCGACGGGGTGTTCGTGGTCGACGACGGGGGGACGGTCGTCCTCGCCGACGAGGCCGGTGCGGCAGTCGTCGGCGAGACACCGGACGTGGTCCTCGGGGGGTCGCTAGCGGCACTCGCGGGCGACCGGTGCGGAGAGCGCGTCCTGGCCGCTATCGACGACGCCCTGACCACCGGCGAGCGGAGCGACGTCGTGCTCCCACTGGACGGCGAAACGACCGGCACGGTTTCGTTCCGGGCCGTCGACCACGGCGACGACCGCCTCGTGACCGGGGTGGTCCGCCGTGGAGGGTGGAGTCGGCGGGAATCCCCTGGTTCCCGCGAGCGGTATCGGCGCCTCTTCGACGCGGCACCGGACCCGATCGTCGTCGCCGACGCGACGACCGGAGAGTTACTCGACGTCAATGCGGCCGCGACGACGCTCGTCGGCGTTCCTCGCGACGAACTGGTCGGCCGCCAGCAGGCGTCGCTCCACCCGTCCGACGAGCGCGCGTACTGTACCGACGTCTTCGGCGACTCCCCGGAGGGCGCGGTCGAACGACGGGAGGTCCACGTCGTCCGCGACGACGGGCGTCGAATCGCCGTCGAAGCGACCGTCGCCACCGTCGAACTGGAGGGTAGAGCCGTCACCCAGACCATCTTCAGGGACGTCGGCGACCGCCAGCGCCGCGAACGCGAACTCGCGCTCGACCGCAACGAACTCGCGCGGCTGAACCGCGTCAATCGCATCATCCGGCGTATCAACCGCGCGCTCGTCGACGCCGAGAACCGTTCGGAGGTCGAGCGGGCCGTCTGCGAGGGGGTGGTCGAGGAGGCGCCGTACGTCTTCGCGTGGGTCGGCTCGGTCAACCGGGCCCAGCAGGCGGTCGTCCCCGAGACGTGGGCCGGCGACCCCGAGGGCTACCTCGACGACATCGCCATCCCGCTGGGGGAGGAACCGCGAGGGCCGACGGCGCTCGCCGTCGAGACCCACGAGGTACGCGCGATACAGGACCTCGCGGTCGACGAGTCCTACGGCCCGTGGCGCGACCAGGCGCTCGCCCGCGGGTACCGGTCCTCGGCGGCGATTCCGGTCGTCTTCGAGGACCGACTGTTCGGGGTCCTCAACCTGTACGCCGACGAAGCGGACGCGTTCGACACGAAAGAGCGCGAGGTCCTCGCGGACCTCGGTCGCGCCATCGGACACGCGCTGAACGCACTCGAGCGCCGGGACGCGCTGATGAGCGACAGCGTCCTCGAGGTCGAGTTGCGCGCGGAGACGACCTCGGGGGGGTTGCTCGCGGCCGCGGCCGACGAGGGCGTCGTCCACTTCGACCGCATCATCCCGTCCGGCGAGGACCGCTACCTGCAGTACGTGACGGTCACCGGCCTCTCCGCCGACCGCTTCGAGGAACTGGTCGACCGATACCCGGGGTACGCGGACGTCCGGAAGATACGCGAGGACGAGGGGACGGGGGAGGCGGTCTTCGAACTGCAGGCGACCGACCCCCCGGCGTCCTCGCTCGTCGCGAGTTACGGCGGACGCGTCACCGACGTCGTCGCCGACGACGAGGCGCTCACCCTGACGGTCGAACTCCCGACGCAGACCGACGTTCGCCAGTTCGTCGAGGCGCTCTCGGAGCCGTTCCCGGACGTCGCACTCGTCTCACAGCGGACGGTCCCGCGGCGCAACCGGACCCCCGACGGCATCCGCGTCTCCCTGGAGGACGAACTCACCGACCGCCAGCGGACGACGCTGGAGACGGCCTACTACGCCGGCTACTTCGAGTGGCCGCGCGACAGCACCGCGGAGGACGTGGCCGAACGCCTCGACGTCTCCTCGCCGACGGTCCACAAGCACCTCCGGGCGGCCGAACAGAAGATCCTCCAGATGCTCCTCGACTGA
- a CDS encoding GNAT family N-acetyltransferase: MVDRITRVTSDKQLSDALSVRQEVFVEGQDVPEELEYDDRDEAPETVHFVAYVDERPVGAARLVPYEGSDDTGKVQRVAVSETVRGEGWGRCVMDAVEAAARDVGYTRLVLDAQTHAVGFYERLDYVVTSEEEFLDAGIPHLSMAKDL, encoded by the coding sequence ATGGTCGACCGCATCACGCGCGTGACGAGTGACAAACAGCTCTCCGACGCGCTCTCCGTCCGTCAGGAGGTCTTCGTCGAGGGACAGGACGTCCCCGAGGAACTGGAGTACGACGACCGGGACGAGGCCCCCGAGACGGTCCACTTCGTCGCCTACGTCGACGAGCGTCCCGTGGGCGCGGCGCGACTCGTCCCGTACGAGGGGAGTGACGACACCGGAAAGGTCCAGCGCGTCGCCGTCAGCGAGACCGTCCGCGGCGAGGGGTGGGGCCGCTGTGTCATGGACGCCGTCGAGGCGGCCGCCCGCGACGTCGGCTACACGCGACTCGTCCTCGACGCCCAGACTCACGCCGTCGGCTTCTACGAGCGCCTCGACTACGTCGTCACCAGCGAGGAGGAGTTCCTCGACGCGGGCATCCCCCACCTCTCGATGGCGAAAGACCTCTGA
- a CDS encoding DUF7551 domain-containing protein, translating to MGNTLRTIRRRIDAHSTPTGRFFVRCARTGERPVPVATARFLDRETAVAAARLASAYRSELRRYDPGVRWHDLVVCESVGRTADATAPARADRTRNDPLVEFCHEVAATVFEALSAGPHRRVERAAMDAYLEHAESVTDPDDLCLTLLVAIARALDEHLAPGEQAAVLRAAADRLDGSDAPQTTRPLTAAFDDLRRVALIDDYEVEPGRAVDGRRWTVRVDGYALAAEEDGLPTLPIVVDLLRTLPRDDVTVTEASRIGGDWSLTLVVGGSRCRPRALARVRTGEH from the coding sequence ATGGGGAACACCCTGCGGACGATCCGTCGCCGCATCGACGCGCACTCGACGCCGACCGGTCGATTCTTCGTCCGGTGTGCGCGGACCGGCGAGCGTCCCGTCCCCGTCGCCACCGCTCGGTTCCTCGACCGCGAGACGGCCGTGGCGGCGGCCCGGCTGGCGTCGGCCTACCGTAGTGAACTGCGACGGTACGACCCGGGCGTGCGCTGGCACGACCTCGTCGTCTGCGAGTCGGTCGGCCGAACCGCGGACGCGACGGCACCCGCTCGCGCCGACCGGACGAGGAACGACCCGCTCGTCGAGTTCTGTCACGAAGTGGCGGCGACGGTCTTCGAGGCGCTCTCGGCCGGACCGCACCGCCGCGTCGAGCGCGCCGCGATGGACGCCTACCTCGAACACGCCGAGTCGGTGACCGACCCCGACGACCTCTGTCTCACGCTCCTCGTGGCCATCGCCCGCGCGCTCGACGAACACCTCGCCCCCGGTGAGCAGGCGGCCGTCCTCCGCGCGGCGGCCGACCGACTGGATGGCTCCGACGCGCCGCAGACGACCCGACCGCTCACGGCGGCGTTCGACGACCTCAGACGGGTCGCGCTCATCGACGACTACGAGGTCGAACCGGGCCGGGCGGTCGACGGCCGGCGGTGGACCGTTCGCGTCGACGGCTACGCGCTCGCCGCCGAGGAGGACGGACTCCCGACGCTCCCCATCGTCGTCGACCTCCTCCGGACGCTCCCGCGCGACGACGTCACCGTCACCGAGGCCAGCCGAATCGGCGGGGACTGGTCGCTCACGCTCGTCGTCGGGGGCTCCCGCTGTCGACCGCGAGCGCTCGCCCGGGTCCGGACAGGCGAGCACTGA
- a CDS encoding glutamate-cysteine ligase family protein: MSGGDVGSLRRSVEVEYWVVDGEGRLAEPGDLVEASAEVEREFVEPMLEIKTPPCETTAELREELFERLWRVLRRAEDRDRHLVPLATPLNDEAVAERSGERIRIQNRVVGDDFEYVRHCAGTHIHVEQRPGREIDQLNTLIALDPALALVNSSPYYRGRTIAAGARSKLYRRMAYESLPHQGWLWSYADDTDQWTRRVERRYEEFVEAALDAGVERRAIEANFDPESAVWTPVQLRESFPTVEWRSPDTALPGQVVRLADEVATAVGRLDDTDLRIEGSEGGMTADAVVLPEFDSLLGYVNAAIDDGLRSEAVRLYLERMGFDVDAYQPVTHELAERGTVTPEEARDIRLEHAARLERDVRRAMSVRSD, from the coding sequence GTGTCGGGAGGTGACGTCGGTTCGCTCCGACGAAGCGTCGAAGTCGAGTACTGGGTCGTCGACGGGGAGGGCCGACTGGCCGAACCGGGCGACCTCGTCGAGGCGTCGGCGGAGGTCGAACGGGAGTTCGTCGAGCCGATGCTCGAGATCAAGACGCCACCGTGCGAGACGACGGCCGAACTGCGCGAGGAACTGTTCGAGCGCCTCTGGCGCGTCCTCCGTCGCGCCGAGGACCGCGACAGACACCTCGTCCCGCTCGCGACGCCCCTGAACGACGAGGCGGTGGCCGAGCGCTCGGGCGAGCGGATACGGATCCAGAACCGGGTCGTCGGGGACGACTTCGAGTACGTCCGTCACTGCGCGGGCACTCACATCCACGTCGAACAGCGACCCGGCCGCGAGATAGACCAGCTGAACACGCTCATCGCGCTCGACCCCGCGCTGGCGCTGGTCAACTCCTCCCCGTACTACCGTGGGCGTACCATCGCCGCCGGCGCCCGGTCGAAACTGTACCGGCGGATGGCCTACGAGAGCCTCCCCCACCAGGGGTGGCTGTGGTCGTACGCCGACGACACCGACCAGTGGACCCGCCGCGTCGAACGCCGCTACGAGGAGTTCGTCGAGGCCGCCCTCGACGCGGGCGTCGAGCGGCGAGCCATCGAGGCGAACTTCGACCCCGAGAGCGCCGTCTGGACGCCCGTCCAGTTACGCGAGTCGTTCCCCACCGTCGAGTGGCGTTCGCCCGACACCGCCCTCCCGGGACAGGTCGTCCGCCTGGCCGACGAGGTGGCGACCGCGGTCGGTCGACTCGACGACACCGACCTCCGCATCGAGGGGAGCGAGGGCGGGATGACTGCGGACGCCGTCGTCCTCCCCGAGTTCGACTCGCTGCTCGGGTACGTCAACGCCGCCATCGACGACGGACTGCGGTCGGAGGCCGTCCGACTGTACCTCGAACGGATGGGCTTCGACGTCGACGCCTACCAGCCGGTGACCCACGAACTGGCGGAGCGCGGGACCGTGACGCCCGAGGAGGCGCGTGACATCCGCCTGGAACACGCAGCACGTCTCGAACGCGACGTCCGGCGGGCGATGTCGGTGCGGAGCGACTGA
- a CDS encoding 2Fe-2S iron-sulfur cluster-binding protein has protein sequence MTDDTGRGGNARGDDGEARRERGQTDRDEDAVETDGDPVAVTVEHDGGRTRLLAASGTNLRDALLEAGLSPYTSLTRRANCGGRGLCATCGVRLLTPHAPEHWHDRLAAHFGYPRLSCQVAVERDLRVALVEDKRVWGSRERPRE, from the coding sequence GTGACCGACGACACAGGGAGAGGCGGGAACGCACGGGGAGACGACGGTGAGGCCCGCCGAGAGAGGGGGCAAACGGACCGCGACGAGGACGCAGTCGAAACCGACGGCGACCCGGTCGCCGTGACCGTCGAACACGACGGCGGGCGCACACGACTCCTCGCGGCGTCCGGGACGAACCTCCGAGACGCTCTCCTCGAGGCCGGTCTGTCACCGTACACGTCGCTGACCCGACGGGCGAACTGTGGCGGGCGTGGGCTCTGTGCGACCTGTGGCGTTCGCCTCCTGACGCCGCACGCACCCGAACACTGGCACGACCGACTGGCCGCGCACTTCGGCTATCCCCGACTCTCGTGTCAGGTGGCCGTCGAGCGCGACCTGCGCGTCGCACTGGTCGAGGACAAACGGGTCTGGGGTAGCAGGGAGCGACCGAGGGAGTGA
- a CDS encoding cob(I)yrinic acid a,c-diamide adenosyltransferase has product MKIYTGRGDEGMTDLRNMDRVSKTDARIEAYGTVDEANALLGVVRPSGHDDVDERLKAIQNHLHVIQADFADPETDSDGPRIGEEESERLEAWMDECDEELDPLQSFILPGGSEAGAKLHHARAVVRRAERRAVALAAEEPVNEHAVTYLNRLSDALFVFARLVNKRDGEREEAPTY; this is encoded by the coding sequence ATGAAGATATACACGGGGCGCGGCGACGAGGGGATGACGGACCTGCGGAACATGGACCGCGTCTCGAAGACCGACGCGCGTATCGAGGCGTACGGGACGGTCGACGAGGCGAACGCGCTCCTCGGCGTCGTCCGACCCTCGGGCCACGACGACGTGGACGAGCGCCTGAAGGCCATCCAGAACCACCTCCACGTCATCCAGGCGGACTTCGCCGACCCGGAGACCGACAGCGACGGCCCCCGCATCGGCGAGGAGGAGAGCGAGCGACTGGAGGCGTGGATGGACGAGTGCGACGAGGAACTCGACCCCCTCCAGTCGTTCATCCTCCCCGGCGGGAGCGAGGCGGGCGCGAAACTCCACCACGCGAGAGCGGTCGTCCGGCGCGCGGAGCGCCGGGCCGTCGCCCTCGCCGCCGAGGAACCCGTCAACGAACACGCCGTCACCTACCTCAACCGCCTCTCGGACGCGCTGTTCGTCTTCGCGCGCCTGGTGAACAAGCGCGACGGCGAGCGCGAGGAGGCACCGACGTACTGA
- a CDS encoding Cdc6/Cdc18 family protein, with protein MPSFRKQTDIIENDMVLGEDWVPKELPERETELSQMYEALSPATRGFTPDNMFLYGKAGQGKTAATRSALNDLKHFFEDEMPEELTPVYVSCNELSSSYQVTGQLLVELNEDVTERPNGHAPDILYSRLFGRLDEIGGTIVIVFDEIDAIGDDDQILYQIPRAHSNGKLEEAKVSFIGISNDFSFRDNLSPKVKDTLYDYVIDFPSYDSEQLCDILTRRADIALAEDVLDDGVIELCSAYAAKDEGSARQAINHLYKASKMAQTDGDDVVTTDHVETAHDILKRNHVMEGIRGLTPQNKYVLTAVTLLEVREETPARTGEVYPVYREIAESVGSEPLVRRRMRDHLQELSLHGQIALTSQSGGVKGGTYYVAELNTDLEATITVLSEVDEAMHEVAEDLRAIAEMKGML; from the coding sequence ATGCCCTCGTTCCGGAAGCAGACCGACATCATCGAGAACGATATGGTCCTCGGCGAGGACTGGGTGCCGAAGGAACTCCCTGAACGCGAAACCGAGCTCTCCCAGATGTACGAGGCGCTGTCGCCAGCGACGCGGGGGTTCACTCCGGACAACATGTTCCTCTACGGGAAGGCCGGACAGGGGAAGACCGCGGCGACCCGGTCCGCCCTCAACGACCTCAAGCACTTCTTCGAGGACGAGATGCCCGAGGAACTGACGCCCGTCTACGTCTCGTGTAACGAACTCTCCTCGTCGTACCAGGTCACCGGGCAGTTGCTCGTCGAACTGAACGAGGACGTGACCGAGCGGCCGAACGGGCACGCACCCGACATCCTCTACTCGCGGCTGTTCGGTCGGCTCGACGAGATCGGCGGGACCATCGTCATCGTCTTCGACGAGATAGACGCCATCGGCGACGACGACCAGATACTCTACCAGATCCCGCGCGCGCACTCGAACGGCAAACTCGAGGAGGCGAAGGTGTCGTTCATCGGCATCTCGAACGACTTCTCCTTCCGGGACAACCTCTCGCCGAAGGTCAAGGACACCCTCTACGACTACGTCATCGACTTCCCCTCCTACGACTCCGAACAGCTCTGCGACATCCTCACCCGCCGCGCCGACATCGCCCTCGCGGAGGACGTCCTCGACGACGGCGTCATCGAACTCTGCTCGGCCTACGCCGCGAAGGACGAGGGCTCCGCGCGACAGGCCATCAACCACCTCTACAAGGCGAGCAAGATGGCCCAGACCGACGGTGACGACGTGGTGACGACCGACCACGTCGAGACCGCTCACGACATCCTCAAGCGGAACCACGTCATGGAGGGCATCCGCGGGCTCACACCGCAGAACAAGTACGTCCTCACTGCGGTGACGCTCCTCGAAGTACGCGAGGAGACACCCGCCCGGACCGGCGAGGTGTACCCCGTCTACCGGGAGATCGCGGAGAGCGTCGGGAGCGAACCCCTCGTCCGACGACGGATGCGCGACCACCTGCAGGAACTCTCGCTGCACGGACAGATAGCGCTCACGAGCCAGAGCGGTGGGGTCAAAGGCGGGACGTACTACGTCGCGGAACTCAACACGGACCTCGAGGCCACCATCACGGTGCTCTCGGAGGTGGACGAGGCGATGCACGAAGTAGCGGAGGACCTCCGCGCCATCGCGGAGATGAAAGGAATGCTCTGA
- a CDS encoding ParA family protein, with translation MTFRLALSNQKGGVGKTTVAINVAGALNARGNDVLFVDLDPQGHGTEGLGLADAYDAAPPSLFDVLLDLDARPHINDLVYEHEEFDVVPSNVDMFSAEPKLTTAMRSRERLSMALDELDHDYEFVVVDCPPSLGNLTDNALLACRNLLIPALAEGTSIRALEILFDQVETLEQGYGVDIDDVGLVANRVETDGEAVEMMDWFEDTFEGRIPVWEVRKRVALKRAWNEGVSIFTHHEECDMERAFLDVAAHLEEVAR, from the coding sequence ATGACGTTCCGGCTCGCACTTTCGAACCAGAAGGGTGGCGTCGGGAAGACGACCGTCGCCATCAACGTCGCCGGCGCGCTCAACGCGCGCGGCAACGACGTCCTGTTCGTCGACCTCGACCCGCAGGGACACGGCACCGAGGGCCTCGGCCTGGCCGACGCGTACGACGCCGCGCCGCCGAGTCTCTTCGACGTGCTCCTCGACCTCGACGCTCGCCCGCACATCAACGACCTGGTGTACGAACACGAGGAGTTCGACGTCGTCCCGTCGAACGTCGACATGTTCAGCGCCGAACCGAAGTTGACGACGGCGATGCGGAGTCGCGAGCGCCTCTCGATGGCGCTCGACGAACTCGACCACGACTACGAGTTCGTCGTCGTGGACTGTCCCCCGTCGCTCGGCAACCTGACCGACAACGCCCTGCTGGCCTGCCGGAATCTGCTCATCCCGGCGCTCGCGGAGGGGACGTCGATTCGCGCCCTGGAGATACTGTTCGACCAGGTGGAGACGCTGGAGCAGGGCTACGGCGTCGACATCGACGACGTGGGACTGGTCGCCAACCGCGTCGAGACCGACGGCGAGGCGGTCGAGATGATGGACTGGTTCGAGGACACCTTCGAGGGGCGCATCCCCGTCTGGGAGGTGCGAAAGCGCGTCGCGCTCAAGCGCGCGTGGAACGAGGGGGTCTCCATCTTCACCCACCACGAGGAGTGCGACATGGAGCGCGCGTTCCTCGACGTCGCCGCCCACCTGGAGGAGGTGGCACGATGA
- a CDS encoding transcription initiation factor IIB, whose translation MDHRTRQRKREFETEQETQKPESQRVCAECESESLIKSDDQGELVCEQCGLIVEETNIDHGPEWRAFNHSERQSKSRVGAPTTQTMHDKGLTTQIDWKNKDAYGRSLSSEKRSQMHRLRKWQERIRTKDAGERNLQFALSEIDRMASALGVPRSVREVASVIYRRALAEDLIRGRSIEGVATGCLYAACRKEGIPRSLEEIAEVSRVERKEIGRTYRYISQSLGLEMRPVDPQEYVPRFCSELDLSEEVQAKTKEIIRVTTEKGLLSGKSPTGYAAAAIYAASLLCNEKKTQREVADVAQVTEVTIRNRYQEQIEAMGIQ comes from the coding sequence ATGGACCATCGCACCCGCCAGCGCAAGCGCGAGTTCGAGACGGAGCAGGAAACGCAGAAACCTGAGAGCCAGCGGGTGTGCGCCGAGTGTGAGTCGGAGAGCCTCATCAAGAGCGACGATCAGGGCGAACTCGTCTGCGAGCAGTGCGGGTTGATCGTCGAGGAGACCAACATCGACCACGGTCCCGAGTGGCGGGCGTTCAACCACTCCGAGCGACAGAGCAAGTCCCGCGTCGGGGCGCCGACGACGCAGACGATGCACGACAAGGGGCTGACGACCCAGATCGACTGGAAGAACAAGGACGCCTACGGTCGGTCGCTCTCCTCGGAGAAGCGCAGCCAGATGCACCGCCTGCGCAAGTGGCAGGAACGCATCCGGACGAAGGACGCCGGCGAGCGTAACCTCCAGTTCGCCCTGAGCGAAATCGACCGCATGGCCAGCGCGCTGGGCGTCCCCCGGTCGGTCCGGGAGGTCGCCTCGGTCATCTACCGCCGCGCGCTCGCCGAGGACCTCATTCGCGGGCGCTCCATCGAGGGCGTCGCGACTGGGTGTCTCTACGCGGCGTGTCGCAAGGAGGGCATCCCGCGCAGCCTCGAGGAGATCGCGGAGGTCTCGCGCGTCGAGCGCAAGGAGATCGGTCGGACCTACCGCTACATCTCTCAGAGTCTCGGTCTCGAGATGCGTCCGGTCGACCCCCAGGAGTACGTCCCGCGGTTCTGTTCGGAACTCGACCTCAGCGAGGAGGTACAGGCGAAGACGAAGGAGATCATCCGCGTGACCACCGAGAAGGGCCTGCTGTCGGGGAAGTCGCCGACGGGGTACGCGGCGGCGGCCATCTACGCCGCCTCCCTGCTCTGTAACGAGAAGAAGACCCAGCGCGAGGTCGCCGACGTCGCTCAGGTCACCGAGGTCACCATCCGCAACCGCTATCAAGAACAGATCGAAGCCATGGGCATCCAGTAG
- a CDS encoding helix-turn-helix domain-containing protein, translated as MTQSHGTADLLTERQREFVLEAVDRGYYDSPRGCTLTDLAETFGVNRSAASGVLRRAERRIIEGFVETERVTD; from the coding sequence GTGACGCAGTCCCACGGGACGGCGGACCTGCTCACCGAGCGCCAGCGCGAGTTCGTCCTCGAAGCCGTCGACCGCGGTTACTACGACAGCCCACGTGGCTGTACGCTGACCGACCTCGCGGAGACGTTCGGCGTGAACAGGTCGGCCGCGAGCGGCGTGCTCAGGCGGGCGGAGAGGCGAATCATCGAGGGGTTCGTCGAGACCGAGAGGGTGACCGATTGA
- a CDS encoding SDR family NAD(P)-dependent oxidoreductase produces the protein MHTPEFSVAGLSVVVTGASQGIGRAIAETFAASGADVTVCSRSMDRVGPVAEGINDADGGRALAVECNVREREDVEDLFAAAAEEFGGIDVLVSNAGGEFVAAFEDISENGWDAVTDLNLGGTYRCAQVAGEYMREGDGGTIVNLASVNGQHPAPGESHYGAAKAAIIRLTETLAVEWADEGVRVNCIAPGLVQTPGVAETLGIDESDMPPREQVDRRIGHPEEIADLAVFLCSPAGSFLNGETVTAKGVPRAGNAMNVDLGLQ, from the coding sequence GGTCGTCGTCACCGGTGCGAGTCAGGGCATCGGGCGAGCTATCGCGGAGACGTTCGCCGCCAGCGGCGCCGACGTCACCGTCTGCTCCCGGTCGATGGACCGCGTCGGTCCCGTCGCCGAGGGCATAAACGACGCCGACGGCGGCCGCGCGCTCGCCGTCGAGTGTAACGTCCGCGAGCGCGAGGACGTCGAGGACCTGTTCGCGGCGGCCGCCGAGGAGTTCGGTGGTATCGACGTCCTCGTCAGCAACGCCGGCGGGGAGTTCGTCGCCGCGTTCGAGGACATCTCCGAGAACGGCTGGGACGCCGTCACCGACCTCAACCTCGGGGGGACCTACCGCTGCGCACAGGTCGCCGGTGAGTACATGCGCGAGGGTGACGGCGGAACCATCGTCAACCTCGCCAGCGTCAACGGCCAGCACCCCGCGCCGGGCGAGAGCCACTACGGCGCGGCGAAGGCGGCCATCATCCGCCTCACCGAGACGCTCGCCGTCGAGTGGGCCGACGAGGGGGTCCGCGTCAACTGCATCGCACCCGGCCTCGTCCAGACGCCGGGGGTCGCGGAGACGCTCGGCATCGACGAGTCGGACATGCCACCGCGAGAACAGGTCGACCGCCGTATCGGTCACCCCGAGGAGATCGCCGACCTCGCGGTGTTCCTCTGTTCGCCCGCCGGGTCGTTCCTGAACGGCGAGACGGTCACCGCGAAGGGCGTCCCCCGCGCCGGCAACGCGATGAACGTCGACCTCGGCCTGCAGTAG
- a CDS encoding redoxin domain-containing protein: MIRVGQEAPTFALPGAAGGTIETHALAEYTDRGWTAVLVFYPFDFHPACTDQWCSLRDADWLTLLDDVVVLGVGSDGAYAHREYATEYGIQFPLLADTSGKVGRAYGVLVEEFEGHHDVPGRAAFVVDPDRVVQFAWSATSPEEQPDLDALRKATNCRDDQCTVEEPDESA, translated from the coding sequence GTGATACGAGTAGGACAGGAGGCACCGACGTTCGCGCTCCCCGGCGCGGCCGGTGGCACTATCGAGACCCACGCGCTCGCCGAGTACACGGACCGGGGCTGGACGGCGGTTCTCGTCTTCTATCCGTTCGATTTCCACCCGGCGTGTACCGACCAGTGGTGTTCGCTGCGAGACGCCGACTGGCTCACGCTGCTGGACGACGTCGTCGTCCTCGGCGTGGGGTCGGACGGAGCCTACGCTCACCGTGAGTACGCGACCGAGTACGGCATCCAGTTCCCGCTGCTGGCAGACACGAGCGGGAAGGTCGGCCGAGCGTACGGCGTCCTGGTCGAGGAATTCGAAGGCCACCATGACGTTCCGGGGCGAGCGGCGTTCGTCGTCGACCCCGACCGCGTCGTCCAGTTCGCGTGGTCGGCCACCTCCCCGGAGGAACAGCCGGACCTCGACGCACTGCGGAAGGCGACGAACTGCCGCGACGACCAGTGTACCGTCGAGGAACCCGACGAGTCGGCGTGA
- a CDS encoding DUF7838 family putative zinc beta-ribbon protein — MSLEIEHYCPKCGEERDFYRTASTLVHLGEKTKWRCTECDYGFVKIGDDIESDAEVAA; from the coding sequence ATGAGCCTCGAGATCGAGCACTACTGTCCGAAGTGCGGGGAGGAGCGCGACTTCTACCGGACCGCGAGCACGCTCGTCCACCTCGGCGAGAAGACGAAGTGGCGCTGCACCGAGTGCGATTACGGCTTCGTGAAGATCGGCGACGACATCGAGTCCGACGCCGAGGTCGCCGCCTGA